From the Argentina anserina chromosome 3, drPotAnse1.1, whole genome shotgun sequence genome, the window ATTTGTCTCCGCAAACAATAACCGTGCAGAAGTGAGTTGTAAGTAATCGTGTTAGGCTCAATACCTCtttgaatcatcatatcaacTGCATTTTCGGCTTTGACAACCATCCCCTCCTTACACAATGTATCAACCAAGACACTGAAGGTGATGACATCTGGAAAAACGCCTTTACTCGACATGTCATTAAGCAACCTTGTAGCTTGTTTCCACTGGCCTACATTGCAAAGTCCGTGAATCAATGAGTTGTAAGTGACAACATTCGGAGCAACACCAGCATCAATCATTTCTGCGAAGACTTTCAACGCTTCATCAATGAGTGTATCCATGCAAAAACCCTTGATAAGTGTAGTGAAACTATACACATCAGGCTTAAAATGATCTGCCTCCAGTATTTTGATGAAGATTCGGGCAGCATCACGCAGATTATCGTCGAGAACAAAGCCGTGGATGAGAGTGTTGAATGTGATGACAGTTGGTTCAAGACCCAACTTACAGAACTGTGCCAAGACAGACAAGCTGAAACCCATTTCATGCAGATGTGCATAGCAGTTGATGAGAATAGACAGAGTGTAGTGATTAGGAGCGATTCCTACCAGACCCATTTGTCTATTCAAAGAGACGACTGCCGAGCAGTGCTCCAATTTGACGAGTTCAGTCAAGATTTGATTGCAGAGTATAATAGGAGGCAGAGGACGTGAGTGGAGCATTTCGTCGAACATGTTCACGGCATCTTCAACACTGCTCACTATGGGACGATGGGTTTCTCTCGAATGAAACAGGGCTTTGAAATTGTTGATAGCAAGACAAGAAGAACGCATACCTCTTGTGCTGCAGCTGCGcatcgtcatcatcatcttcatcttcagctTCGTCTATCCTCTGCTAAtgcacatcatcatcatctgatAATAGATTTTGTAAACTATATTCCTGAACCAATATTCCACATTCAATGTCGCATTGTCGCATCACTCGCATGGTCTTTTTGTTATTGTCAATGACTGAACTTGAGTTCACGTTTGCAGCTTCAGTTCAAAATCTTAGTCTTATGTCTCGGACAAACTCGCTAACATGGCACACCGTTAGGTttttatgtacttatttacagTAATATGTACTGTAAATATTATCAGtattatgtacttatttacaaGAATGAATTACATGCTACAAATTACGATTTGATTTCATCACGAATTCACAGTTAGTATTTTTTTATCACatgattttctttcttttttcttttttttttacgaaGAAGAATCGAAATCACGTAAACGTGATTAGTATTTGATGCTTGGGCAACAAGAATGATGGTTAAGAGTTAAGACATTAGAGCTTTGTTGTGTCTTGCATCTTTTCTTTGACAGTGTCAATGGTTACTTTTTTGGACGTGTAAATTTGAAAGTCCAATGTTTTAGAGGATTTCTAGATGTTTTGGTCAAGGTTTGCATTTCATGGCTCATTATTGATGTAGACAATAAGTGTATCATGTTGAGTCATGAATGGGGTGTTACATTAATGGTATAACATCTCCTGGTTTttagaagtaaaaaaaaaacataatgtCATTTAAATATTCGTAATTATGTAACACAATATAAGAAAACGGAAAACATTTATTGGTTTTGACTGAACTCGTGAATGCATCTATCCATGATCAACAGTATATACATACACGAGCAAAATGGAAGATTACCTCGGACATTTATCTAAAGTTAATTATCTTGAATACATCATGGCAATATCTGTCATGGTTGGCTTGGTCTTCGCAGGTGTAACATTGCTTTTCTCATATGCAGCAGCTCAAATTCCTCATTATGACTATCTTCCTGATCGCATTAGCCCTGCTAAGTCTGAAGATGATGAAGCCTACGCTCCGGTTACGATCGATTATGGATTTCCACCAGAGAGTTTCGATGAATGTGGAGACAATTTCAATCTAAGTTGTGTTGATGAGATCCTTGACGGTAGGTTCAAAGTTGGTTCTCCTACTATGAACTGCTGCAATTACCTTGTGCAGATGGGATATGGCTGTCACATTAGGCTAGCGACATTCGCAAACCGAAATAATAGACCAAAAGCTTATGCGGCATTGGCTAAGAGTGCGCAGATTTGGCACAAGTGTGCATCAGTTGTTGAAACTAGTTGATTTGGTGATGATCCTGCTCCTTTAAAATCTCATTTTGCATTATATCAGTACACCACAGAATTTGGATATTTAGGATTTGTTTGGCTAAAAGCCTAAAATTATTAGCGGCACTTCAACCATAGTTTGTTTGGTACTACAGCATATGTCTTATCAATCCTTATTAAGCTTTTCAGAAACATGAATAATAGTTTGCTGCTATGTTTAAGTTGTCGATCTGTGTCTGCTAGCTCAAAACTCTTAAGTATGAGCGAATAGGAGCTAAGAACTATCATAAAATGATTTCATATACAACTACGTTCTAAAAGATAGTGACAGAACAAACAAATGCATCGATTCATATTTGAAAACTACCTATATTGTCGACtctctctttttatttatctAGTAAATAACTCATTTACTACAATGGGTGAGTCGAACTCACTTCACCGCTTAACTGTACAGTGTACACATGAATTAAACAAGGGAGTCTGATAGGATGGATAATTGTTGAGGATACCTCCAATTGGCACATACGAGATATATTTGGGTTGGAAGCGTTCAGAGCAACCCCATATATTCGAAGTGAAAAAGATGTGCACGAAAAGCCCTTCTATACCACACCTTACTGCTCGACGCAAATCATGCATTATAAACAGTGCACATGAATCCAAACATTATCAAAACTTCGGGAGTTGGTAGCCTGATACTATATAGACTTAAAATGAATTGAGTAGCCATAATAATCTATCTACCCCTCTGgaacaaaaaaataatgatAATCTATCTACCCCTCATAAAAATGATGCATAAACTTGCATTCTTAGGGTAGTTTCCAAGCCATTAAAATAAGAGTGAAGTTTATTGCAAACTTTTGAAAGCCATATGAATTGAAGTTCGTAGATTTACACAAGCCACAACATACCAAATTCATCCACTTTTGTCT encodes:
- the LOC126786529 gene encoding pentatricopeptide repeat-containing protein At5g41170, mitochondrial-like, whose product is MKMMMTMRSCSTRGMRSSCLAINNFKALFHSRETHRPIVSSVEDAVNMFDEMLHSRPLPPIILCNQILTELVKLEHCSAVVSLNRQMGLVGIAPNHYTLSILINCYAHLHEMGFSLSVLAQFCKLGLEPTVITFNTLIHGFVLDDNLRDAARIFIKILEADHFKPDVYSFTTLIKGFCMDTLIDEALKVFAEMIDAGVAPNVVTYNSLIHGLCNVGQWKQATRLLNDMSSKGVFPDVITFSVLVDTLCKEGMVVKAENAVDMMIQRGIEPNTITYNSLLHGYCLRRQMDKARQVFNLMISKGCIVDVWSCSILIHGYCEDEQIDQANMIFTEMCRMELANTVTYNTIIEGFCKAGRIQEAQKLFSEMQAGCGQLPDVRTYNIMIHGLCYHRLVTEAEKLLTEMGGKGCPPNGWTYNIIIRGLLYNHEKSWAMKLFHEMRRRGFSAHASTKELIVTFGLRM